The Pseudomonadota bacterium genome has a window encoding:
- the nirD gene encoding nitrite reductase small subunit NirD has product MNVHVSSVQWIAIGNLSDIPVRGARCVVTPLGKIGIFRTASDTVFAIEDHCPHKGGPLTQGIVHGRSVTCPLHNWVIDLETGQAQGADEGSVETLPIRVTDGDVIELGLEPATLAAVADG; this is encoded by the coding sequence ATGAACGTTCACGTCTCATCGGTTCAATGGATCGCAATCGGTAACCTATCAGACATTCCGGTACGCGGTGCCCGCTGCGTGGTCACGCCGTTGGGCAAGATTGGTATTTTTCGCACCGCCAGCGACACGGTTTTTGCGATCGAAGATCATTGCCCTCACAAGGGCGGCCCCCTGACCCAGGGCATCGTTCATGGGCGATCGGTTACCTGCCCGCTGCATAACTGGGTCATCGACCTCGAAACCGGTCAGGCGCAAGGCGCAGATGAAGGGTCGGTCGAGACACTACCGATCCGCGTCACCGATGGCGACGTGATCGAACTGGGCCTTGAACCCGCAACGCTTGCTGCGGTGGCGGACGGGTAA
- a CDS encoding nitrate ABC transporter ATP-binding protein (This model describes the ATP binding subunits of ATP-binding cassette (ABC) transporters for nitrate transport, or for bicarbonate transport, in bacteria and archaea.) gives MSFLSLKNVSKTYRTAAETTEVLRDINLEVEEREFVAIVGFSGSGKTTLISLIAGLVQADSGEITLKGAPITGPSPDRGVVFQNYSLMPWLTVEGNIALAVDEVFKDEDTKTRAIRVSDAIDMVGLSHAVDRRPAELSGGMRQRVAVARALAMSPDMLLLDEPLSALDALTRAKLQDEIEAIWENDQKTVILITNDVDEAVLLADRIIPLNPGPGATFGPEFKVDIPRPRDRVAMNSDERAIHLRAEVTNYLLEVGAERGAAVDADIKLPDIVPIDLFKGKKLSGTDPELPKAYTDAAQSSTDKKYLEFVNLKKIYPTPKGPLTVVDGFETRIDKGEFITLIGHSGCGKSTVLSMVAGLNEISDGGIVLDNREIDVAGPDRAVVFQAPSLMPWMTAYENVSLGVDRVYPNASDSERRDICEYYLSRVGLGDAMKKMASDLSNGMKQRVGIARAFALSPKLLLLDEPFGMLDSLTRWELQEVLMDVWKRTQVTAICVTHDVDEAILLADKCVMMTNGPNARIGNIMEVDLPRPRSRKALLEHPDYYRYRQELLDFLEAYEGGATPDPAVLEAIKAKSAKTAEKNAETLQAAE, from the coding sequence ATGAGTTTTCTCAGTCTCAAGAACGTCTCCAAGACCTACCGCACGGCGGCGGAGACCACAGAGGTCCTCAGGGACATCAACCTGGAAGTTGAGGAGCGGGAATTCGTTGCCATCGTTGGCTTCTCCGGCTCCGGCAAGACCACACTGATCTCGCTGATCGCAGGTCTTGTCCAGGCCGATAGCGGTGAGATCACGCTCAAGGGCGCTCCGATTACCGGGCCGTCCCCCGATCGCGGCGTGGTGTTCCAGAACTACTCCCTGATGCCTTGGCTCACGGTCGAGGGCAACATTGCACTGGCCGTCGATGAGGTCTTCAAGGACGAGGACACCAAGACCCGGGCGATCCGCGTGTCGGACGCCATCGATATGGTTGGCCTGTCCCACGCGGTGGACCGCCGACCGGCAGAATTGTCGGGCGGGATGCGTCAGCGCGTGGCAGTGGCCCGCGCCTTGGCCATGAGCCCGGATATGCTGCTACTCGATGAGCCGCTTTCCGCGCTTGACGCACTAACGCGCGCCAAGCTGCAGGATGAGATCGAAGCGATCTGGGAGAACGACCAGAAAACCGTCATTCTCATCACCAATGACGTCGATGAAGCCGTGCTTTTGGCCGATCGCATCATACCCCTTAACCCGGGACCGGGTGCCACGTTCGGCCCCGAGTTCAAAGTCGACATCCCCCGTCCGCGGGACAGGGTCGCGATGAACTCGGACGAGCGCGCGATCCATTTGCGTGCGGAGGTCACAAACTACCTGCTCGAAGTCGGCGCGGAGCGCGGTGCTGCGGTCGATGCAGACATCAAACTACCCGACATTGTCCCGATCGATCTATTTAAAGGCAAAAAGCTGTCCGGAACGGACCCTGAACTGCCCAAAGCATACACGGACGCGGCGCAATCAAGCACCGACAAAAAGTACCTCGAGTTCGTCAACCTCAAAAAGATTTACCCGACGCCGAAGGGCCCGCTGACAGTTGTCGACGGATTTGAGACGCGTATCGATAAGGGTGAGTTCATCACCTTGATCGGTCACTCGGGCTGCGGGAAATCGACCGTTCTGTCGATGGTTGCCGGACTGAACGAGATCTCCGACGGTGGCATCGTTCTTGACAATCGGGAGATCGATGTTGCCGGCCCGGATCGTGCCGTGGTGTTCCAGGCTCCATCCTTGATGCCTTGGATGACAGCCTACGAAAACGTCTCGCTAGGCGTAGATCGGGTCTACCCGAACGCATCCGACAGCGAGCGCCGGGACATCTGCGAATACTATCTTTCTCGCGTTGGCCTTGGTGACGCGATGAAGAAGATGGCCTCCGATCTCTCCAACGGCATGAAGCAGCGTGTCGGCATTGCGCGGGCATTCGCTCTATCGCCAAAACTCCTTCTGCTCGATGAGCCCTTTGGGATGCTGGATTCGCTGACCCGATGGGAGCTGCAGGAAGTCCTCATGGACGTCTGGAAGCGCACGCAGGTCACCGCCATCTGCGTGACCCACGACGTTGATGAGGCCATCCTGCTTGCCGACAAATGTGTGATGATGACCAACGGGCCGAACGCGCGCATCGGCAACATCATGGAAGTAGACTTGCCGCGTCCGCGCTCACGCAAGGCTTTGTTGGAGCATCCAGACTACTACCGCTACCGCCAGGAACTTCTCGACTTCCTCGAAGCCTATGAAGGCGGTGCGACCCCAGACCCAGCCGTTCTTGAAGCGATCAAAGCCAAGTCTGCTAAAACCGCTGAAAAGAACGCCGAAACGCTTCAGGCTGCGGAGTAG
- a CDS encoding ANTAR domain-containing protein — protein sequence MDELRILIIDENAIRASILSEGLRDAGYGNVTVIADTRNLLKRIVELDPDAIFIDLENPSRDVLEQMFEVSRFVQRPIAMFVDQSDDDTINQAVEAGVSAYIVDGLKKERMKPILNMTIARFKAFNRLQEELASTKAALEERTVIDQAKRHLMKNAGLSEDEAYARLRSTAMAQGKRIAQIAQALVTSIELLEVPDTPKGEQGERRP from the coding sequence ATGGATGAGCTGCGTATTCTGATCATTGATGAGAACGCCATTCGTGCGTCCATCCTGTCAGAAGGTCTTCGAGACGCCGGTTATGGCAATGTCACGGTCATTGCAGACACCCGCAACCTGCTCAAACGCATCGTTGAGCTGGACCCGGACGCCATCTTTATTGATCTGGAAAACCCCAGCCGCGATGTCTTGGAACAAATGTTCGAGGTCTCACGCTTCGTTCAGCGACCGATCGCAATGTTTGTCGATCAATCCGACGACGATACGATCAATCAGGCAGTTGAGGCCGGGGTTTCCGCCTACATTGTCGATGGCCTCAAAAAGGAGCGCATGAAGCCGATCCTCAACATGACGATCGCACGCTTCAAAGCCTTCAACCGCCTACAAGAAGAGCTTGCATCCACCAAAGCGGCACTAGAGGAACGCACAGTCATCGACCAGGCGAAACGTCACCTCATGAAGAACGCCGGACTTTCGGAAGACGAAGCCTATGCTCGCCTTCGCAGCACCGCCATGGCTCAGGGCAAGCGCATCGCCCAAATCGCGCAGGCCCTCGTGACATCGATCGAGCTGCTGGAAGTCCCAGACACACCCAAAGGCGAACAAGGTGAGCGCCGACCATGA
- a CDS encoding CmpA/NrtA family ABC transporter substrate-binding protein, with the protein MTQVTLRAGFIPLVDAAPLIVAREIGVARAHDIDLQLSRSTSWAAVRDRLSVGDVDCAHMLSPIVIASQLGLGNAKAPMIAPAGLSMNGNAISVSTELYQEMHDVGWSADMVRNPATSAVALAKIIRKRASAGEPALTFASVYPFSTHSYELRYWLASAGINPDTDVNLTIVPPPLMVDALADGQIDGSCVGAPWSSISFEVGHSHIVALKADLWRQGPEKVLAVREHWADENPQTVSTLVQMLIHAAAWCSNPDNTDELAQLLSDEKYLGIDAGIIGRTLRGLILGVGEAPVENHLLFDPHRATYPWRSQALWFYAQMVRWRQIDHSEVNALAAKKAYRPDIYRKAFATIPLLGSALFGPAENALGARSLEALEADTTLFDQRLFDPDDLPGYFSGLGLNVSVT; encoded by the coding sequence ATGACCCAAGTAACCTTACGCGCTGGCTTTATTCCACTGGTCGACGCTGCTCCGCTTATCGTTGCGCGCGAAATCGGTGTCGCGCGGGCCCATGATATCGACCTGCAATTGAGCCGATCGACATCTTGGGCAGCAGTACGCGACCGCCTCAGCGTGGGCGATGTCGATTGCGCCCATATGCTATCGCCCATTGTAATCGCATCCCAGTTGGGCCTGGGCAACGCAAAGGCACCCATGATTGCGCCTGCCGGCCTTTCGATGAACGGCAACGCCATCTCCGTTTCAACTGAGCTCTATCAGGAGATGCATGATGTCGGCTGGAGTGCGGACATGGTTCGCAACCCCGCAACGTCGGCAGTCGCCTTGGCGAAGATTATTCGCAAACGCGCCAGCGCAGGAGAACCCGCGCTTACCTTCGCAAGCGTCTACCCGTTTTCCACGCACAGCTATGAGCTGCGCTACTGGCTTGCATCAGCCGGAATCAACCCCGATACAGACGTCAACCTGACAATCGTACCGCCACCCCTGATGGTGGACGCCCTGGCCGACGGCCAGATCGACGGCTCCTGCGTAGGAGCGCCATGGAGCAGCATCAGCTTCGAAGTCGGCCATAGCCATATCGTCGCTTTGAAGGCTGACTTGTGGCGACAGGGACCGGAAAAGGTTCTCGCAGTGCGCGAGCATTGGGCAGATGAGAACCCACAAACGGTTTCTACACTCGTACAGATGCTCATTCATGCGGCGGCTTGGTGCAGCAATCCGGACAACACGGACGAGCTTGCTCAATTATTGAGCGATGAGAAATACCTCGGTATTGACGCTGGAATTATTGGCCGAACGCTGCGCGGACTTATCCTCGGCGTCGGCGAAGCGCCGGTCGAGAACCACCTGCTTTTCGACCCCCATCGGGCCACCTATCCATGGCGCTCCCAAGCACTGTGGTTTTATGCACAAATGGTGAGGTGGAGGCAGATTGACCATTCAGAGGTGAACGCCCTCGCCGCGAAAAAAGCTTACAGACCAGACATCTATCGAAAAGCATTCGCGACAATTCCATTGTTGGGCAGCGCGCTGTTCGGTCCAGCTGAAAATGCTTTGGGAGCTCGGAGCCTGGAGGCTTTGGAGGCCGATACAACCTTGTTTGATCAACGACTTTTCGACCCAGATGATCTTCCAGGCTACTTCTCCGGCCTCGGTCTGAATGTTTCAGTGACGTGA
- a CDS encoding MOSC domain-containing protein, protein MESRLAELLHRFARPGRVAWIGLRPERRAPMAIVEQARLTEVGLKGDHSNAGKRAVTLIQAEHLSVIGAFLGAPPIAPERLRRNLVIEGINLLALRGEVISVGPVSLEITGPCAPCSRMEQELGHGGYAAMRGHGGMTARVIEGGTVQLGDELVHRSRPPNHHPTV, encoded by the coding sequence TTGGAAAGCCGCCTCGCCGAACTGCTGCATCGCTTTGCGCGACCGGGACGCGTTGCGTGGATCGGACTGCGCCCCGAACGCCGCGCGCCCATGGCCATTGTCGAGCAGGCCAGGCTAACAGAGGTAGGCCTCAAAGGGGACCATTCCAACGCCGGCAAGCGTGCTGTCACGCTGATTCAAGCGGAGCATCTTTCAGTGATCGGAGCTTTTTTGGGAGCACCACCAATCGCCCCAGAGCGTTTGCGCCGCAATCTGGTCATCGAGGGGATCAACCTCCTAGCACTGCGCGGCGAGGTGATATCGGTCGGCCCTGTCAGCCTCGAAATCACAGGACCGTGCGCACCGTGTAGCCGGATGGAACAGGAGCTCGGCCATGGTGGTTACGCTGCTATGCGCGGGCACGGCGGGATGACGGCGCGGGTGATTGAGGGTGGGACGGTCCAGTTGGGCGACGAGCTCGTGCATCGTTCACGCCCGCCGAACCACCACCCTACCGTTTAA
- a CDS encoding ABC transporter permease: MTTASEFDAATDDAAVREAKKEARFAAITKAGGYLNILGLGWLVPILKIAAGDSPKYQMRELWQLLVVPLIGIGLFLAAWATLAPQVQTSLGAIPGPAQVWDEAVGLHESYLAQKERAAAFYERQEARNAELIAAGREDRVRERQYTGQATYYDQIFTSLWTVTVGFLLATVIAVPLGIASGLSRTVNGAINPLIQIFKPVSPLAWLPIVTMVVSATYINVVEPLPKSLVISAITVTLCSLWPTLINTALGVSSVDKDLMNVGRVLQLPTWKTVTKLVLPSALPLIFTGLRLSLGVGWMVLIAAEMLSQNPGLGKFVWDEFQNGSSSSLAKIIVAVLTIGIIGFLLDRVMYALQAAFTFSSQR; the protein is encoded by the coding sequence ATGACCACCGCTTCAGAATTTGACGCTGCAACAGATGATGCGGCGGTCCGCGAGGCCAAAAAAGAGGCTCGCTTCGCTGCCATCACCAAAGCCGGTGGCTATCTCAATATTCTTGGTCTTGGCTGGCTTGTGCCGATCCTCAAGATCGCCGCTGGTGACAGCCCCAAATATCAGATGCGCGAGCTTTGGCAGCTGCTGGTTGTGCCACTTATCGGCATCGGCTTGTTCCTTGCCGCCTGGGCCACCCTTGCGCCGCAGGTCCAGACCTCACTTGGCGCCATCCCCGGTCCTGCGCAGGTCTGGGACGAGGCGGTCGGGCTGCACGAGAGCTATCTGGCCCAGAAAGAGCGCGCGGCAGCCTTTTACGAGCGCCAGGAAGCACGCAATGCCGAGCTGATCGCGGCCGGTCGCGAGGACCGTGTCCGCGAGCGGCAGTACACCGGCCAAGCCACGTACTATGACCAGATTTTTACCTCCCTGTGGACCGTTACCGTAGGCTTCCTCTTAGCAACGGTGATCGCGGTGCCGTTGGGGATCGCGTCTGGCCTATCGCGTACCGTCAATGGCGCGATCAACCCGCTTATTCAGATTTTCAAACCAGTCTCACCGCTGGCTTGGTTGCCGATCGTAACCATGGTGGTCTCCGCAACCTACATCAATGTCGTTGAGCCGCTTCCAAAGTCACTGGTGATCTCCGCCATCACCGTGACGTTGTGCTCGCTCTGGCCGACACTCATCAACACCGCCCTAGGCGTTTCCTCGGTCGATAAGGACCTGATGAATGTTGGTCGCGTGCTCCAGCTACCGACGTGGAAAACCGTCACCAAACTGGTTCTGCCGTCCGCCCTGCCGCTCATATTCACCGGTCTGCGCCTGTCACTTGGTGTGGGCTGGATGGTGCTGATTGCCGCCGAGATGCTCTCGCAGAACCCTGGCCTGGGCAAATTCGTCTGGGATGAGTTCCAGAACGGGTCCTCCTCCTCCCTCGCAAAGATCATCGTCGCGGTCCTCACCATCGGCATCATCGGCTTCCTTCTGGACCGTGTGATGTATGCCCTTCAGGCCGCCTTCACCTTCTCCAGCCAACGCTAG
- the nirB gene encoding nitrite reductase large subunit NirB — MNKQRLVVIGNGMAPGRALEHVLEHAADAFDITIFNAEPRVNYDRIMLSPVLSGEKAYEDIIIHGDEWYAEHGVTLHKGQKVTKLDRSTKTVTSNKGVSASYDKLIIATGSNPFIIPVPGHDQPGVITYRDLDDVDAMLAAADKGARAVVIGGGLLGLEAAAGLKMRGIDVSVVHLMPTLMERQLDASAGYLLQSELERRGIAIHCGANTKRILGDGAVEGIELENGTIIPCELVVMAVGIRPNASLAKEAGLETNRGILTDSLMRTSDPDIYSVGECAEVGGMCYGLVAPLYDQARVAGLHIAGQITEPYKHSDTATRLKVTGINLFSAGDFAEGDDREEIVLRDAQAGIYKRLVIKDNAIIGVVLYGEVADGAWFFQMMKDATDISEMRETLIFGQAYQGGEPLDPMAAVAALPDDAEICGCNGVCKGTITGAITDKGLTSLDEVRAHTKASASCGTCTGLVESLMAHTLGDAYNPAAVQPMCGCTDLGHADVRRLIKAKGLKTIPAVMQELEWKTSCGCAKCRPALNYYLVCDWPDEYADDYQSRFINERAHANIQKDGTYSVVPRMWGGQTSSKELRAIADVVDKFDIPTVKVTGGQRIDMLGIKKEDLPAVWSDLGKAGFVSGHAYAKGLRTVKTCVGTDWCRFGTQDSTGLGVRIEKFMWGSWTPAKVKMAVSGCPRNCAEATCKDVGVVCVDSGYEIHFAGAAGLDIKGTEVLGLVKTEDEALEHIVAVTQMYREQGHYLERIYKWAKRIGYDEVRRQIMDDPDKRKAYYDRFVFSQRFAQVDPWKERVDAEPQADIFAEYRPMADLTLLEAAQ, encoded by the coding sequence ATGAACAAGCAAAGACTTGTTGTCATCGGCAACGGAATGGCGCCCGGTCGTGCGCTTGAGCACGTGCTCGAACACGCCGCCGATGCATTCGACATCACGATCTTCAACGCCGAGCCGCGCGTCAATTACGATCGGATCATGCTTTCGCCCGTCCTCTCGGGCGAGAAGGCTTATGAAGATATCATCATTCATGGCGATGAATGGTACGCCGAGCACGGCGTCACTCTGCACAAGGGACAAAAGGTAACCAAGCTTGACCGGTCAACCAAAACGGTCACGTCGAATAAAGGTGTTTCTGCCAGCTATGACAAACTGATCATTGCAACCGGCTCCAACCCCTTCATCATCCCTGTGCCCGGCCACGATCAGCCCGGCGTCATCACCTACCGCGATCTCGACGATGTCGACGCCATGTTGGCCGCTGCCGACAAGGGTGCGAGAGCTGTGGTCATTGGCGGCGGTCTCCTGGGGCTCGAAGCTGCCGCAGGGTTAAAGATGCGCGGCATAGACGTGTCGGTGGTACACCTCATGCCGACGCTTATGGAACGCCAACTCGACGCATCTGCGGGTTACCTCCTGCAAAGCGAGCTTGAGCGACGGGGCATCGCGATCCACTGCGGTGCCAACACCAAACGCATCCTTGGCGACGGCGCTGTGGAAGGGATCGAGCTGGAGAACGGCACGATTATTCCGTGCGAACTCGTCGTGATGGCTGTCGGTATACGGCCGAATGCGAGCCTCGCAAAAGAAGCTGGTCTTGAAACCAACCGCGGTATCTTGACCGATAGCCTCATGCGCACCTCAGACCCCGATATCTATTCGGTCGGAGAATGCGCTGAGGTTGGCGGGATGTGTTACGGGCTCGTCGCGCCGCTTTACGATCAGGCCAGAGTAGCCGGGCTGCATATCGCCGGGCAGATAACAGAGCCCTACAAACACTCCGATACCGCAACGAGGCTCAAGGTTACCGGCATCAACCTGTTTTCGGCCGGTGACTTTGCCGAGGGAGATGATCGCGAGGAGATTGTTCTGCGCGATGCACAAGCGGGCATCTACAAGCGGCTTGTTATCAAAGACAATGCCATCATCGGCGTCGTTTTGTATGGCGAAGTTGCCGACGGCGCATGGTTCTTTCAGATGATGAAGGACGCAACCGACATATCGGAGATGCGCGAAACCCTTATATTCGGTCAGGCCTATCAGGGGGGCGAACCCCTGGACCCTATGGCGGCCGTTGCAGCCTTGCCAGATGATGCGGAAATCTGCGGCTGCAACGGCGTTTGCAAGGGCACCATCACTGGCGCCATCACCGACAAGGGCCTGACTTCGCTCGATGAGGTGCGCGCCCACACCAAGGCGTCTGCATCGTGCGGCACCTGCACGGGTCTCGTTGAAAGCCTGATGGCTCACACACTGGGAGACGCGTACAACCCAGCAGCCGTCCAACCAATGTGCGGCTGCACCGATCTTGGCCACGCTGATGTCCGGCGCCTCATCAAGGCAAAAGGTCTCAAAACCATTCCCGCAGTTATGCAGGAACTGGAGTGGAAGACGTCCTGCGGCTGCGCGAAATGCCGACCTGCACTCAACTACTACCTCGTGTGCGACTGGCCCGATGAGTATGCCGACGATTACCAGTCGCGCTTCATCAACGAACGGGCCCACGCCAATATTCAGAAGGACGGCACCTATTCCGTTGTTCCCAGAATGTGGGGGGGACAGACGTCCTCCAAAGAGCTGCGCGCCATCGCCGATGTGGTCGACAAGTTCGACATCCCGACCGTCAAGGTGACCGGTGGTCAGCGCATCGACATGCTGGGCATCAAGAAGGAAGACCTCCCGGCAGTCTGGTCCGATCTGGGCAAGGCTGGCTTCGTTTCCGGGCACGCCTACGCCAAGGGCCTGCGCACCGTAAAGACCTGTGTGGGCACCGACTGGTGTCGCTTCGGCACGCAGGATTCCACGGGTCTGGGCGTCCGTATCGAGAAATTCATGTGGGGTTCCTGGACGCCGGCGAAGGTCAAGATGGCGGTCTCAGGCTGCCCCCGAAATTGCGCGGAAGCCACTTGCAAGGATGTTGGGGTGGTCTGCGTCGACTCCGGCTATGAAATCCACTTCGCGGGGGCGGCAGGCCTCGACATTAAGGGTACCGAGGTTCTGGGACTCGTCAAAACCGAAGACGAAGCCCTCGAACATATTGTTGCGGTCACGCAGATGTACCGTGAACAGGGCCACTATCTTGAGCGGATCTACAAATGGGCCAAACGCATCGGCTATGACGAGGTGCGCCGCCAGATTATGGACGATCCGGACAAGCGGAAAGCCTATTACGATCGCTTCGTCTTCTCGCAGCGGTTCGCGCAGGTCGATCCATGGAAGGAACGGGTCGATGCCGAGCCTCAGGCGGACATCTTCGCCGAGTACAGACCGATGGCGGACCTTACACTTCTGGAGGCAGCGCAATGA
- a CDS encoding CmpA/NrtA family ABC transporter substrate-binding protein: MSPLNLAWQATRSTSRAVAFASLIGASAIALTAPAQAEFLDLEIEDLTFGFIKLTDMAPLAVAYELGYFEDEGLFVTLEAQANWKVLLDGVIDGRLQGAHMLAGQPLAATIGYGTEAHIITPFSMDLNGNGITVSNEVWDLMRPHIPSMDDGRPQHPISAEALLPVIEQFRDEGRPFNMGMVFPVSTHNYELRYWLAAGGVHPGYYSPEDVTGQIQADAFLSVTPPPQMPATLEAGTIYGYAVGEPWNQQAVFRGIGVPVITDYQLWKNNPEKVFGITAEFAEENPNTTLAITKALIRAAQWLDENDNANREEAVAMLSMPQYVGADEEVIAASMTGTFEFEKGDVREIPDFNVFFRYYATYPYYSDAVWYLTQMRRWGQIAEQMPDSWYDEVARSVYRPDIYLEAARMLVDEGLVSEEDFPWDTDGYREPTDEFIDGITYDGRQPNAYLEALPIGLRDDERVVGADVVTN; encoded by the coding sequence ATGTCCCCCCTAAACCTTGCATGGCAGGCCACGCGCTCGACGTCTCGGGCCGTCGCGTTTGCCAGCCTCATTGGTGCCAGCGCCATCGCTTTAACGGCGCCCGCGCAGGCTGAATTTCTTGATCTTGAAATTGAAGATCTAACGTTCGGCTTCATCAAGCTGACCGATATGGCGCCGCTCGCGGTGGCTTACGAGCTTGGCTATTTCGAGGACGAAGGTCTGTTCGTCACCTTGGAAGCGCAAGCCAACTGGAAAGTTTTGCTCGACGGTGTGATCGACGGTCGGCTTCAGGGAGCGCACATGCTCGCCGGGCAGCCACTCGCCGCGACCATCGGTTACGGGACCGAGGCACACATTATCACCCCGTTTTCGATGGACTTGAACGGCAACGGGATCACCGTTTCCAACGAGGTATGGGACCTTATGCGTCCGCATATCCCATCCATGGATGATGGTCGCCCACAACACCCGATTTCAGCCGAAGCGCTCCTACCGGTGATTGAACAGTTCCGCGATGAGGGGCGTCCCTTCAATATGGGCATGGTCTTCCCGGTTTCGACGCACAACTACGAGCTGCGTTACTGGCTCGCTGCTGGCGGTGTACACCCGGGTTACTATTCGCCGGAGGACGTAACCGGCCAAATACAGGCCGATGCCTTTCTTTCCGTGACGCCCCCACCGCAAATGCCCGCTACCCTCGAAGCTGGCACCATCTACGGGTACGCGGTGGGTGAACCGTGGAACCAGCAAGCCGTGTTCCGCGGCATCGGTGTTCCTGTGATTACCGATTATCAGCTGTGGAAAAACAATCCCGAGAAGGTTTTCGGCATCACCGCCGAGTTCGCCGAGGAAAACCCGAACACAACGTTGGCTATCACAAAAGCGCTGATCCGTGCCGCGCAGTGGCTCGACGAAAACGACAATGCCAACCGTGAGGAAGCCGTCGCTATGCTGTCGATGCCGCAATATGTCGGCGCCGATGAGGAAGTGATCGCGGCCTCCATGACCGGCACCTTCGAGTTCGAAAAAGGCGATGTTCGGGAAATCCCGGACTTCAACGTCTTCTTCCGGTACTACGCGACCTACCCCTACTATTCGGATGCCGTCTGGTACCTCACGCAAATGCGTCGTTGGGGTCAGATCGCCGAACAAATGCCGGACAGCTGGTATGATGAGGTTGCTCGGTCGGTCTACCGTCCAGACATCTATCTCGAAGCCGCCCGTATGTTGGTCGATGAGGGTCTCGTCTCTGAAGAGGACTTCCCTTGGGACACGGACGGTTACCGTGAGCCGACGGACGAGTTCATCGACGGCATCACCTACGACGGACGCCAGCCCAACGCTTATCTCGAAGCTCTGCCCATCGGCTTGCGCGACGACGAGCGCGTGGTTGGCGCAGATGTTGTGACGAACTGA
- a CDS encoding XRE family transcriptional regulator — MTARTLRLDLGLTLDDISSAAGLSKGHLSRFERGEKSLSPAALARLADALEVPATRLTGHEVPNDWITIIRKDERSLDAVTQNGSVRYRYTGLSKLAQTADTFFIELPPDDQPTQTEPRAGHQGMFVVEGSIDLALAGRTIALQAGDWIEFPAHLPHSLKAHGGPARFLLTIAAL, encoded by the coding sequence ATGACGGCACGCACACTGCGTCTCGATCTCGGCTTGACCCTTGACGACATAAGTTCTGCGGCCGGTCTGTCCAAAGGCCATCTTTCGCGCTTCGAACGCGGGGAGAAGTCGTTATCGCCCGCTGCGCTGGCGCGGCTCGCGGACGCCCTGGAGGTGCCGGCAACCCGGTTGACCGGCCACGAAGTTCCCAATGACTGGATTACGATCATCCGCAAAGACGAGCGCTCCCTTGACGCTGTGACGCAGAATGGGTCCGTTCGCTACCGCTACACTGGGCTGTCGAAGCTTGCGCAGACGGCAGACACCTTCTTCATCGAGCTGCCGCCAGATGATCAACCCACGCAAACCGAACCACGGGCTGGACATCAAGGCATGTTTGTCGTCGAGGGCTCGATCGATTTGGCATTGGCCGGGCGCACCATCGCGCTGCAAGCGGGCGACTGGATCGAGTTTCCCGCACATTTGCCCCACAGCCTGAAGGCGCACGGCGGTCCAGCACGCTTCCTGTTGACCATCGCCGCCTTATGA